Proteins found in one Gigantopelta aegis isolate Gae_Host chromosome 12, Gae_host_genome, whole genome shotgun sequence genomic segment:
- the LOC121386388 gene encoding uncharacterized protein LOC121386388, which produces MVKMGKRIVIINSCDVVKQKQKGCNGVAVPSMQMGNTNRDRVFGVLDFLISNLVIGPFVVFYWRGTWELLDMHLLPESPKLSNWVSLIIGVVIGVASGLLQSAFCRVSLRFSPAVFVIFSRVYGYVLAFGVVNHWRGVWLLLNAYTGNSWLSPMLCFVIGSGLLFAFRSYRNVLTPPVVVGLDIFPETYFTISTRFKQKAIGHQFVLDLLFSVLVIASLVVVVWRGLWELLNIYLSPDDVVISGCYSLAIGYVLVCLLALGQRPLKAICRKLGDATTIGKVVFEDFVYLLYATVAITHWRGFWLIADELIFPTSQNLSLWLTHSAGFGGLMLMFVSNSAMSRGCVFDGDLKDGAEVTMDISYLTYMISWCKHSNSKEIPGMEAVEENCESTKV; this is translated from the exons ATGGTGAAAATGGGAAAAAGAATTGTGATCATAAATTcctgtgatgtcgttaaacaaaaacaaaaaggttgTAACGGTGTTGCAGTGCCTTCAATGCAAATGGGAAACACAAATCGTGACCGTGTGTTCGGTGTGTTAGATTTTCTGATTTCCAATCTCGTGATAGGTCCTTTTGTTGTGTTCTACTGGCGAGGGACGTGGGAACTGCTGGACATGCATCTCCTCCCGGAATCTCCCAAACTGAGCAATTGGGTTTCGTTAATCATCGGCGTCGTCATAGGCGTGGCATCAGGTCTCCTCCAGTCAGCGTTTTGTCGGGTTTCTCTCCGGTTTTCACCTGCAGTGTTTGTCATATTTTCTCGGGTATACGGCTATGTTCTTGCTTTTGGAGTCGTCAACCACTGGAGAGGTGTATGGCTGCTCCTTAATGCATACACCGGAAATAGCTGGCTCAGCCctatgttgtgttttgtgatCGGTTCCGGATTACTATTTGCCTTTCGTTCGTATCGGAATGTCCTAACGCCACCTGTCGTTGTTGGTCTCGACATATTTCCCGAAACGTATTTCACAATATCGACAAGATTCAAGCAAAag GCGATCGGTCACCAATTCGTTCTCGATCTCCTGTTCTCCGTTCTCGTGATCGCCTCGCTCGTGGTCGTCGTCTGGCGCGGACTCTGGGAGCTGCTCAACATCTACCTCTCCCCCGACGACGTCGTCATCAGCGGCTGCTACTCCCTGGCCATCGGCTACGTCCTCGTCTGTCTACTGGCGCTGGGGCAGCGGCCTTTGAAAGCCATCTGCAGAAAGCTGGGAGACGCCACAACGATCGGCAAAGTGGTCTTTGAAGATTTCGTTTACCTTCTTTACGCCACCGTCGCCATAACTCACTGGAGAGGGTTCTGGCTAATCGCCGATGAGCTTATATTCCCGACCAGTCAGAATCTCAGTCTGTGGCTAACTCACTCGGCAGGATTCGGAGGTCTTATGTTGATGTTCGTGTCCAATTCCGCGATGTCGAGAGGCTGTGTTTTCGACGGTGATCTGAAAGATGGGGCGGAAGTTACCATGGACATTTCGTACCTGACTTACATGATCAGCTGGTGCAAACATAGCAATTCAAAagag ATTCCGGGAATGGAAGCTGTCGAAGAGAACTGTGAATCAACCAAAGTTTAA